The following are from one region of the Lacinutrix sp. Bg11-31 genome:
- a CDS encoding T9SS type A sorting domain-containing protein: MIKKTTLNVNSILLCIVFVMCAFSTEAQERTCGMVEYMQEQMKNPEYAKQFKITQAKFKKQLEKNLIGNYNRRVDPIIIPVAVHYPEAQESDRACLEALAQNQIDILNEDFTGTNPDIAGWTAAAPYYPNTNTGAANFLFCIATTNHPIGLDSDMVEGGPAVTIGYNFGNGNETDSNWSGYMNFLVKDIGGGLLGFSPYPGSIANGDSVTMNLGAFGSGAGCPNSGIVPGAPYDLGRTVTHELGHFYNLDHVFGSCSTDDGIADTPNQGNSNGGCPALNSEPACDPTEQELFQSYMDYTNDACMFMFSAGQTTVAEAYVMSIQSTFKPNVVQCSAAPDFDLTTTNSEENICNPTNTAAYTINYVATGGNTDATTFTATNLPPGATASFSPTSLSADGSTQLTLSNLSTLASGNYTITVTGTGITTNSISVDLNVDGAIPTTPSLVSPANSATDTPITLNLDWSPITGATSYTVEMATNTAFTANYTSNVVTNNSFNTPELTSATQYFWRVKSINSCGESSYSATRNFTTASIACVTYNSTENNINIPSTGNTAHVITSTINITSDTTITDLNSTINITHVWAGDMELMLTSPNGTSVIMLVNSKCDDGTDDIAVTYNDQATGPVICSSTAPSVGGIIQPENPLSVFNGESTFGDWILTATDGYPSADGGTFLNYSIEICGTTSLSVDEFSLASSLSLWPNPSQGEINVSFNTQNNDAVNVNLYDLRGRLINKQSFKNTSGVFNKAIQLGDLESSVYILSIENAGQIINKRIIIE; this comes from the coding sequence ATGATTAAAAAAACTACTTTAAACGTGAACTCCATACTGCTTTGTATTGTGTTTGTAATGTGTGCGTTTTCTACTGAAGCCCAAGAACGTACTTGTGGTATGGTAGAATACATGCAAGAACAAATGAAAAACCCTGAATATGCTAAACAGTTTAAAATTACTCAAGCAAAATTTAAAAAGCAATTAGAAAAAAACCTAATCGGTAACTACAATAGAAGAGTGGACCCAATTATTATTCCCGTTGCAGTTCATTACCCTGAAGCTCAAGAGTCTGACAGAGCTTGTTTAGAAGCTTTAGCTCAAAACCAAATAGATATATTAAACGAAGACTTTACTGGTACAAATCCTGATATCGCTGGATGGACAGCTGCTGCTCCTTATTATCCAAATACAAATACAGGTGCTGCAAATTTTCTGTTTTGTATTGCAACAACAAATCACCCAATAGGTTTAGATTCTGATATGGTTGAAGGAGGTCCAGCTGTTACCATTGGTTATAACTTTGGTAATGGTAACGAAACCGATTCTAACTGGTCTGGTTATATGAATTTTTTAGTTAAAGATATTGGTGGAGGTCTTTTAGGCTTCTCTCCTTATCCAGGAAGTATTGCTAATGGTGATTCTGTAACTATGAATTTAGGCGCTTTTGGTTCTGGTGCTGGATGTCCAAATTCTGGTATTGTTCCTGGTGCTCCTTACGATTTAGGAAGAACTGTAACTCATGAACTTGGTCATTTTTACAACTTAGATCATGTTTTTGGATCTTGTTCTACAGATGATGGTATAGCAGACACTCCTAATCAAGGCAACTCAAATGGTGGCTGTCCAGCATTAAATAGTGAGCCAGCTTGTGATCCTACAGAGCAAGAATTATTTCAAAGTTATATGGATTACACAAACGATGCTTGTATGTTTATGTTTAGTGCAGGACAAACAACAGTAGCAGAAGCTTACGTTATGTCTATTCAATCTACGTTTAAACCAAATGTAGTACAATGTTCTGCCGCTCCAGATTTTGATTTAACTACAACAAATTCTGAAGAAAATATTTGTAATCCTACAAACACAGCAGCATATACTATTAATTATGTCGCTACAGGTGGAAATACAGATGCTACAACATTTACAGCAACAAATCTACCACCTGGAGCAACTGCTTCTTTTAGCCCTACATCTTTAAGTGCAGATGGATCAACACAACTTACTTTAAGTAATTTAAGCACTCTTGCTTCTGGAAACTATACTATTACAGTTACAGGAACAGGAATTACAACAAACTCTATTTCTGTAGACTTAAATGTAGATGGAGCTATACCAACTACTCCATCCTTAGTAAGTCCTGCAAATAGTGCAACAGACACACCAATTACCTTAAACTTAGACTGGAGCCCAATTACAGGTGCAACAAGTTATACTGTTGAAATGGCTACTAATACAGCTTTTACAGCTAACTACACATCTAATGTTGTTACTAATAATAGTTTTAATACTCCCGAATTAACATCTGCTACTCAATACTTTTGGAGAGTAAAATCTATAAATAGTTGTGGTGAGTCTTCTTATTCAGCAACAAGAAACTTTACAACTGCATCAATTGCATGTGTAACTTATAATTCTACAGAAAACAACATTAATATCCCAAGTACTGGAAATACAGCACACGTAATTACATCTACAATTAATATTACAAGTGATACAACAATAACAGACTTAAATTCTACTATAAACATCACTCATGTTTGGGCAGGTGATATGGAATTAATGTTAACATCACCAAATGGAACATCTGTTATTATGCTAGTTAATAGTAAATGTGATGATGGAACAGATGATATTGCGGTAACTTATAACGACCAAGCTACTGGACCTGTTATTTGTAGTAGTACCGCTCCTTCTGTTGGAGGAATCATTCAACCTGAAAACCCTTTATCTGTTTTTAATGGAGAAAGTACTTTTGGAGATTGGATACTTACTGCTACAGATGGATATCCTTCTGCAGATGGTGGAACATTTTTAAACTATTCTATCGAAATTTGCGGAACAACTTCTTTAAGTGTTGATGAGTTTAGTTTAGCCAGCTCTTTATCTTTATGGCCAAACCCATCTCAAGGAGAAATAAACGTTTCTTTTAACACTCAAAATAATGATGCTGTTAATGTTAACCTTTACGATTTAAGAGGTCGTTTAATAAACAAACAATCTTTTAAAAACACGTCTGGTGTATTTAACAAAGCAATACAATTAGGCGACTTAGAAAGTTCTGTTTATATTTTAAGCATTGAAAATGCTGGGCAAATAATTAATAAACGTATAATAATTGAATAA
- a CDS encoding PhoH family protein has translation MNEIIIQLEEITPKEFFGPGNENIKLIKKHFSNLKIVARGNQIKAFGEEELLDEFNRKLKMLIKHFIKHKKLDENAIERVLTSKTSDDYNTTAKSGETIVHGVNGKLIKAQTANQRKLVELMNKNDMVFAIGPAGTGKTYTGVALAVKALKNKEVKRIILTRPAVEAGENLGFLPGDLKEKLDPYMQPLYDALRDMIAPEKLAQYIENGTIQIAPLAFMRGRTLDNAFVILDEGQNTTHAQMKMFLTRMGKNAKFLLTGDPGQIDLPRRTVSGLKEALLVLKDIDGIGMVFLDDKDVVRHKLVKAVIAAYRNIENIDA, from the coding sequence TTGAACGAAATAATAATTCAACTTGAAGAAATCACTCCAAAAGAATTTTTTGGACCAGGAAATGAAAATATTAAGCTAATAAAAAAGCACTTTTCCAATTTAAAAATTGTTGCCAGAGGCAATCAAATAAAGGCTTTTGGAGAAGAGGAGCTTTTAGACGAGTTTAATAGAAAACTAAAAATGCTAATAAAGCATTTTATCAAACATAAAAAATTAGACGAAAACGCAATCGAGCGTGTACTAACAAGTAAAACTAGCGACGATTATAATACCACTGCAAAAAGCGGAGAAACAATAGTGCACGGCGTTAATGGAAAACTAATAAAAGCACAAACAGCAAACCAACGCAAATTGGTAGAGCTAATGAATAAAAATGATATGGTTTTTGCTATAGGTCCAGCAGGAACAGGAAAAACATATACAGGAGTTGCATTAGCAGTAAAAGCATTAAAAAACAAAGAGGTAAAACGTATTATTTTAACGCGTCCAGCAGTAGAAGCAGGAGAAAACTTAGGTTTCCTTCCAGGCGATTTAAAAGAAAAATTAGATCCATACATGCAGCCTTTATACGATGCACTTCGAGACATGATTGCTCCCGAAAAACTAGCACAATACATAGAAAACGGAACCATACAAATAGCACCTTTAGCCTTTATGCGTGGTCGTACGTTAGACAACGCGTTTGTAATTTTAGACGAAGGACAAAACACCACTCATGCACAAATGAAAATGTTTTTAACACGTATGGGAAAAAACGCAAAGTTCCTATTAACAGGAGATCCAGGACAAATAGATTTACCAAGACGTACCGTTTCCGGTCTTAAAGAAGCCTTATTGGTTTTAAAAGATATAGACGGTATTGGTATGGTTTTTCTAGACGATAAAGATGTAGTGCGCCATAAACTAGTTAAAGCTGTAATTGCTGCCTACAGAAACATTGAGAATATAGATGCATAG
- a CDS encoding SDR family oxidoreductase produces MSFTDKVIWITGASSGIGKHLAIECSNLNAKLILSSRNIEALKAVKTLCKNPLNVKLITLDLEDYTTFKTKVTEAISCFGSIDILVNNGGISQRSLAQETSIDVDKRIMDVNYLGSVALTKTLLPLFIEQQSGHFVVTTSIVGKIGTPLRSSYAASKHALHGFFDSLRAEIHTNNIAVTLVCPGFVNTNISLNALTGNGKAQNKMDNATKNGLAPERFAQLMAKAIYKKKQEVYIAGFKEKLGIYTKRFFPKLLSKMIRKLSVT; encoded by the coding sequence ATGAGTTTCACGGATAAAGTTATTTGGATTACTGGAGCATCGTCTGGAATAGGCAAACATTTAGCTATTGAATGTTCTAATCTAAATGCAAAACTTATTCTATCTTCAAGAAACATAGAAGCTTTAAAAGCGGTTAAAACACTCTGTAAAAACCCACTAAACGTTAAATTAATTACATTAGATTTAGAAGATTATACTACTTTTAAAACTAAGGTAACCGAAGCCATTTCTTGTTTTGGCTCTATAGATATTCTAGTAAACAATGGAGGTATTAGCCAACGTTCTTTAGCACAAGAAACAAGCATTGACGTAGACAAACGTATAATGGATGTTAATTACTTAGGAAGTGTTGCTTTAACAAAAACGCTTTTACCTCTTTTTATTGAGCAACAAAGTGGCCATTTTGTTGTTACTACAAGTATAGTTGGCAAAATTGGTACACCATTACGTTCTAGTTATGCTGCGAGTAAACATGCTTTACATGGTTTTTTTGATAGTTTACGAGCAGAAATACACACAAACAATATAGCTGTAACTTTGGTTTGCCCTGGTTTTGTTAACACCAATATATCTTTAAACGCTTTAACAGGTAATGGCAAAGCACAAAATAAAATGGATAATGCTACCAAAAATGGATTAGCGCCAGAACGTTTTGCCCAGTTAATGGCTAAAGCAATATATAAAAAGAAGCAAGAAGTTTATATTGCTGGTTTTAAAGAAAAACTAGGCATTTATACAAAACGCTTTTTTCCAAAATTGTTATCTAAAATGATACGTAAATTAAGCGTAACATAA
- a CDS encoding S-adenosyl-l-methionine hydroxide adenosyltransferase family protein, with amino-acid sequence MAIITLTTDFGEKDHFAGAIKGAIYSEMPEVRIVDISHSVSPFNIPEAAYIIQNAYSSFPDGTIHIIGLDSEINQENKHIAIELDGHFFVCANNGIMSMICAEISPKQIVEINIHDKIETSFPVLDVFVKVACHIARGGTLGVIGKSIKTIKPIRNLEPYVNDEKTQIIGSIIYIDNYGNVVTNIKKAFFENIQKGRAFEVSARSHKFKKIHAKYSDIVNFDTPEENRNDEGRGLVVFNSSNYLEIAIYKGNTGSIGGASSLMGLKLRDTVSINFLKN; translated from the coding sequence ATGGCAATTATCACTTTAACAACAGACTTTGGTGAGAAAGATCACTTTGCTGGTGCGATAAAAGGCGCTATTTACAGCGAAATGCCAGAAGTAAGAATTGTTGATATCTCTCATTCTGTTTCTCCTTTTAATATTCCTGAAGCTGCCTATATTATTCAAAATGCTTACAGTAGTTTTCCTGATGGCACAATACATATTATTGGCCTAGATTCTGAAATTAATCAAGAAAACAAACATATTGCTATAGAGTTAGATGGACACTTTTTTGTATGCGCTAATAATGGAATTATGAGTATGATTTGTGCAGAAATCTCACCTAAACAAATTGTAGAAATTAATATTCACGATAAAATTGAAACGAGTTTTCCTGTGCTAGACGTTTTTGTGAAAGTGGCTTGCCATATTGCTCGTGGTGGAACTTTAGGTGTCATAGGTAAAAGTATTAAAACTATTAAGCCTATTAGAAATCTTGAGCCCTATGTTAACGATGAAAAAACACAGATTATAGGCAGCATTATTTATATTGATAACTATGGTAATGTGGTAACAAATATAAAAAAGGCATTTTTTGAGAACATACAAAAAGGACGTGCTTTCGAAGTCTCTGCAAGAAGCCATAAGTTTAAGAAAATACATGCTAAGTATAGCGATATTGTAAATTTTGATACGCCTGAAGAGAACCGAAACGATGAAGGTCGTGGTTTGGTGGTTTTTAACTCGTCTAACTATTTAGAGATTGCTATTTATAAAGGTAATACTGGAAGTATTGGTGGTGCTAGTTCTTTAATGGGATTAAAACTTAGAGATACCGTTAGTATTAATTTCTTAAAAAATTAA
- a CDS encoding AraC family transcriptional regulator, translating to MKSILNQHRNNRKLTTLVENRTTYNADYAELNIYETHAFAEQVSLTFNFPVIASMLTGKKVMHLDGFEAFDFFPGESVVMPSNKEMIIDFPIATKDSPTQCLALGIDAFKIDEVVEKFNQQVAIENENNDWNLDETTSHLINNTDINHLIERLTYTFTNNNKSKDVLLDLMIQELIIRLLQTKAKSLIINDPNQVFNDTRIGTVIKYIKDNLTNKDISVDLLAKKAYMSTSHFHKQFKNTLGISPIDYINSEKIKFSKKLIKESKDFRMSEIAFKSGFNNTSYFNRQFKKMELMTPQQFKTSINRA from the coding sequence ATGAAGTCCATTTTAAATCAACATAGAAATAATAGAAAACTGACCACTTTAGTGGAAAACAGAACGACTTATAATGCTGATTATGCAGAACTTAATATTTATGAAACTCATGCCTTTGCTGAACAAGTATCGTTAACGTTTAACTTTCCTGTAATTGCAAGCATGCTTACTGGCAAAAAAGTGATGCACCTTGATGGCTTTGAAGCTTTTGATTTTTTTCCAGGTGAATCTGTTGTGATGCCATCTAATAAAGAAATGATAATTGATTTCCCGATTGCAACTAAAGATAGTCCAACACAATGCTTAGCATTAGGTATAGACGCTTTTAAAATTGATGAGGTTGTTGAAAAATTTAATCAACAAGTAGCCATTGAAAACGAGAATAACGATTGGAATTTAGATGAAACTACTTCACATTTAATAAATAACACTGATATTAATCACTTAATTGAACGTTTAACCTACACCTTTACTAATAACAATAAGTCGAAGGATGTCTTGTTGGATTTAATGATACAAGAATTAATTATAAGACTGCTACAAACCAAAGCCAAGTCTTTAATTATTAATGATCCTAACCAAGTCTTTAACGATACCAGAATTGGAACCGTTATTAAGTATATTAAAGACAACTTAACTAATAAAGACATTAGTGTAGATTTGTTAGCTAAGAAAGCTTACATGAGCACGTCTCACTTCCATAAACAATTTAAAAACACATTAGGCATCTCTCCTATTGATTATATAAATTCTGAAAAGATTAAATTTTCTAAAAAACTGATAAAAGAATCAAAAGATTTTAGAATGTCGGAAATTGCCTTTAAATCTGGATTTAATAACACAAGTTATTTTAACAGACAATTTAAAAAAATGGAATTAATGACGCCTCAACAATTTAAGACCTCTATTAATAGGGCTTAA
- a CDS encoding phosphoribosylaminoimidazolesuccinocarboxamide synthase, whose amino-acid sequence MANNTITDTNFNFPNQKNLYKGKVRAVYNINDKELVMVATDRLSAFDVVMPKGIPFKGQILNQIATSMMKATEDLVPNWLTATPDPNVAVGHLCEPFKVEMVIRGYMSGHAAREYKAGKRMLCGVAMPEGLKENDKFPSPFITPATKAEMGDHDEDISREDIISKAIVSEEDYIVLEDYTRKLFQRGTEIAASRGLILVDTKYEFGKTKDGKIVLIDEIHTPDSSRYFYKEGYQERQDKNEEQKQLSKEFVRQWLIANDFQGLEGQTVPEMTDEYIETVSERYIELYENIMGEPFVKADVSNIQERISKNVEAYLAQ is encoded by the coding sequence GTGGCTAATAACACAATTACAGACACTAACTTTAATTTTCCAAATCAAAAAAATCTTTACAAAGGAAAAGTAAGAGCGGTATATAATATCAACGATAAAGAGTTGGTAATGGTAGCAACAGATAGGCTTAGTGCTTTCGATGTTGTCATGCCAAAAGGCATCCCGTTTAAAGGGCAAATACTAAACCAGATAGCAACAAGTATGATGAAAGCTACCGAAGATTTAGTACCTAATTGGTTAACAGCAACACCAGATCCTAACGTAGCAGTTGGGCATTTGTGTGAACCTTTTAAAGTAGAAATGGTCATTCGTGGTTATATGTCTGGACATGCAGCAAGAGAATATAAAGCAGGAAAACGCATGCTTTGTGGTGTTGCAATGCCAGAAGGTTTAAAAGAAAACGATAAGTTTCCTTCGCCTTTTATTACGCCTGCTACAAAAGCAGAAATGGGAGATCACGATGAAGATATCTCGCGTGAAGATATTATTAGTAAAGCTATTGTTAGCGAAGAGGATTATATTGTTTTAGAAGACTATACACGAAAACTCTTTCAACGCGGAACAGAAATAGCAGCCTCTAGAGGTTTAATTCTTGTAGATACAAAGTACGAATTTGGGAAAACAAAAGACGGAAAAATAGTATTAATAGACGAAATCCATACACCAGATTCTTCACGTTATTTCTATAAAGAAGGTTACCAAGAACGTCAAGATAAAAACGAAGAACAAAAACAACTCTCTAAAGAGTTTGTAAGACAATGGTTAATTGCTAACGATTTTCAAGGCTTAGAAGGACAAACAGTTCCTGAAATGACCGATGAATATATTGAAACTGTTTCAGAAAGATATATTGAATTATATGAGAATATCATGGGAGAACCATTTGTAAAAGCAGATGTTTCTAATATTCAAGAACGTATTAGTAAAAATGTAGAAGCTTATTTAGCGCAATAA
- a CDS encoding sodium:alanine symporter family protein → MKELDQFIADFASFVWGLPLLILLIGGGFYLLVLSRFLPFRYLGHAIQVLRGKYDNKEDEGEITHFQALTTALSSTIGMGNIAGVAVAISIGGPGAVFWMWISAIIGMSTKFFTSSLAIMYRGKDSEGNTQGGPMYFIMEGLGKHWKPLAVFFSLCGLIGALPVFNVNQLTQAINDIVLKPNGIAVNFTSNLIIGLVLVSITSVVILGGLNRISKVASKLVPSMVLLYFVLIMIILFANAEVVPTYFKLIFTDAFAAENYKGDAFLGGLLGGLIILGVRRGAFSNEAGIGTAPLAHGAAKTNEPIREGLVAMLGPAIDTLIVCTLTALAILVTGVWQTTEANGVSLTANAFGAAMPVYGRYLLLLCIIIFSVSSLFSYAYYGGKCLSFLIGEKNKHYYNYFYILSIILGATTSLALMINLIDGVFALMAIPTMTATLILAPRVVKEAKAYFKRMKNV, encoded by the coding sequence TTGAAAGAATTAGATCAATTTATTGCAGATTTCGCCTCATTTGTTTGGGGTCTTCCATTATTAATATTATTAATTGGAGGTGGTTTTTATCTTCTTGTATTATCTCGATTTTTACCATTTCGATATTTAGGGCATGCAATACAAGTGCTTCGTGGTAAATATGATAACAAGGAAGACGAAGGAGAAATTACACACTTTCAAGCCTTAACAACAGCATTATCATCAACCATTGGTATGGGAAATATTGCTGGTGTTGCTGTTGCTATTTCAATTGGTGGACCAGGAGCTGTTTTTTGGATGTGGATTAGTGCAATTATTGGTATGTCTACAAAATTTTTTACGTCGAGTTTAGCAATTATGTATCGTGGTAAAGATAGCGAAGGTAACACACAAGGTGGTCCAATGTATTTTATAATGGAAGGCTTAGGTAAGCATTGGAAACCATTAGCTGTATTTTTTAGTCTTTGTGGTTTAATAGGAGCATTGCCTGTTTTTAACGTCAATCAATTAACGCAAGCCATTAACGACATTGTTTTAAAACCAAATGGAATTGCAGTAAACTTTACTTCAAACTTAATTATAGGTCTTGTTTTAGTAAGTATTACATCTGTAGTAATTTTAGGAGGTTTAAATAGAATAAGTAAAGTAGCCTCTAAATTAGTACCAAGTATGGTATTGCTGTATTTTGTATTGATAATGATAATTTTGTTCGCTAATGCGGAAGTTGTGCCAACCTATTTTAAACTTATTTTCACTGATGCTTTTGCTGCCGAAAATTATAAAGGAGATGCTTTTTTGGGAGGTTTATTAGGAGGATTAATAATTTTGGGAGTACGACGAGGAGCTTTTTCTAACGAAGCTGGTATTGGTACAGCACCTTTAGCACATGGAGCTGCAAAAACAAACGAGCCAATTCGCGAAGGTTTAGTAGCAATGTTAGGTCCTGCTATAGATACTCTAATAGTTTGTACGTTAACAGCTTTAGCAATTTTAGTAACAGGCGTTTGGCAAACAACAGAAGCTAATGGAGTAAGCCTTACAGCAAATGCTTTTGGAGCTGCAATGCCAGTTTATGGTAGATACTTATTACTGCTTTGTATTATTATATTTAGTGTGTCTTCATTATTTTCTTATGCCTATTATGGCGGAAAATGTTTGTCGTTTTTAATTGGAGAAAAAAACAAACACTATTACAACTATTTCTATATTTTAAGTATCATTTTAGGAGCAACAACATCGTTAGCCTTAATGATTAATTTAATTGATGGTGTATTTGCATTAATGGCAATACCTACTATGACAGCTACCTTGATTTTAGCTCCAAGAGTAGTAAAAGAGGCGAAAGCTTATTTTAAACGAATGAAAAATGTTTAA
- a CDS encoding putative quinol monooxygenase yields the protein MFVRIVKLSFAEENIEQFLANFETVKQKIRNFKGCQFLELYQDKNNTNIFFTYSYWATEDDLNNYRHSDLFKGIWAETKPMFNAKPEAWSVDKLESLA from the coding sequence ATGTTTGTAAGAATTGTGAAATTGAGTTTTGCTGAAGAAAATATTGAGCAATTTCTCGCTAATTTTGAAACTGTAAAACAAAAAATACGCAACTTTAAAGGTTGCCAGTTTCTTGAATTATATCAAGACAAAAACAATACAAATATTTTTTTTACTTATAGTTATTGGGCTACTGAAGACGATTTAAATAACTACAGACATTCTGATTTATTTAAAGGTATTTGGGCAGAAACAAAACCCATGTTTAATGCTAAGCCTGAAGCTTGGAGTGTGGATAAACTGGAGAGTTTGGCATAG